One region of Demequina sp. TMPB413 genomic DNA includes:
- a CDS encoding WhiB family transcriptional regulator, with protein sequence MNWRDRAACLEVDDPELFFPVGNTGPALVQIEKAKAVCNTCTVRDMCLQWAMEHNQDSGVWGGLSEDERRSLKRRAARARRAAK encoded by the coding sequence ATGAATTGGCGCGACCGCGCAGCGTGTCTCGAAGTTGACGACCCAGAGCTGTTCTTCCCTGTCGGCAACACGGGACCTGCGCTCGTCCAGATCGAGAAGGCGAAGGCAGTGTGCAACACGTGCACTGTCCGCGACATGTGCCTGCAGTGGGCCATGGAGCACAACCAAGACTCTGGCGTGTGGGGCGGGCTTTCGGAAGACGAACGCCGCTCCCTCAAGCGCCGCGCAGCCCGCGCTCGCCGCGCAGCGAAGTAG
- a CDS encoding ATP-binding protein: MAVAMVLLGIPLGVFAFQLVRDDALRDLDSRTATAARAIEARYTSGETLDEAILENFLSSASGAPRHIAVRLPDGTEITAGEEPQPSFRGSEVTDSDVVVLLSISRQDVFWEAARADLLVLIVGAVAVMAGTAMASWQANRLAAPLVYLAASAEQIGSGQTRPRLERSGVEEIDLVAEELVRSADRMAARLSAERQFAADASHQLRTPLTALTMRLEEISASTTQDEVRAEAEASLEQIDRLVGVVDELLGRTRRALGSGTELVRLEDVLEQQRAEWEPAFAKAGRRLVISPTEGTVFATPGGLSQVLATLIENSLHHGGGTTAVVARESGPNHAIVLEVRDEGQGVPEDLAPRIFERSVTSGKGTGLGLALARDLVTADGGRLELSQRSPAVFSVFLQGVPRMVDLDTVVPHRRSRAKRKRRGRRDS; this comes from the coding sequence GTGGCAGTGGCCATGGTGTTGCTCGGTATCCCCCTGGGAGTCTTTGCCTTCCAGTTGGTGAGAGACGACGCTCTGCGTGACCTGGACTCCAGGACGGCCACCGCTGCGCGAGCCATCGAGGCGCGCTATACGTCCGGTGAAACGCTTGACGAGGCGATCCTCGAGAACTTCCTGAGTAGCGCGTCAGGAGCGCCTCGCCACATCGCCGTCCGCCTTCCGGATGGCACCGAGATCACGGCGGGGGAGGAACCGCAGCCGTCCTTCAGGGGCAGCGAGGTGACCGATTCCGACGTCGTGGTGTTGTTGTCCATTTCCAGACAGGACGTGTTCTGGGAGGCGGCCCGCGCAGATCTCTTGGTGCTCATTGTGGGAGCCGTTGCCGTGATGGCGGGCACCGCCATGGCGTCGTGGCAAGCGAATCGCTTGGCGGCGCCCCTCGTGTACCTCGCGGCGTCCGCCGAACAAATTGGCTCTGGCCAGACGAGGCCTCGCCTTGAGAGAAGCGGAGTCGAAGAGATTGACCTGGTCGCTGAGGAGTTGGTGCGCAGCGCCGATCGCATGGCAGCCAGATTGTCAGCGGAGCGCCAGTTTGCCGCAGACGCTTCGCATCAGTTGCGCACGCCGCTGACGGCACTGACCATGCGGCTCGAGGAGATCTCCGCGTCGACCACCCAAGATGAGGTCCGCGCAGAGGCCGAGGCCTCGCTTGAGCAGATCGACAGGCTCGTGGGGGTTGTTGACGAGCTGCTGGGCCGTACGCGCAGGGCTCTCGGCTCCGGAACGGAGTTGGTCAGGCTCGAGGACGTGCTTGAGCAGCAGCGAGCCGAGTGGGAGCCAGCCTTCGCGAAGGCAGGCAGACGCCTCGTGATCTCCCCGACCGAGGGAACGGTCTTCGCGACCCCTGGCGGTCTGTCACAAGTGCTCGCGACACTCATCGAGAACTCTTTGCACCACGGCGGTGGGACCACGGCGGTGGTCGCGCGTGAGTCAGGCCCGAATCACGCGATTGTGCTCGAGGTGCGTGACGAGGGGCAGGGCGTGCCAGAAGACCTCGCGCCGCGCATCTTCGAACGCTCAGTGACGTCCGGCAAGGGCACGGGACTCGGCCTCGCGCTCGCGCGCGACCTGGTGACAGCCGACGGCGGACGCCTTGAGCTGTCGCAACGCTCGCCAGCGGTCTTCTCCGTCTTTTTGCAAGGGGTGCCGCGCATGGTCGACCTCGACACGGTCGTTCCTCACCGGCGTTCGCGCGCGAAGCGCAAGAGGCGAGGCCGCCGCGACTCCTAG
- a CDS encoding glycosyltransferase family 39 protein — MNTRLRTVPLTARRLVAPVTRLGWSSGPEFAVAALVGLALAAATTASFGVHRPYTTLPLAALVTWALWRAVGPGKTSQEPDASRAGKWALIGIGAWIVVGIALSAEYVIVSRDPGFLTLSGLWLVDHASTDIPTLGAIPVADLQANVLADAWQAWNLDGDVVQPQGAKALPALISVGGWLAGVPGVLAANVVVGGVGVLAVFSIARRFLSPMAALAPAATLALSVAHLGLSRSAYSEPLTLLLLMAAVHWAWRGLEHGRTGALVAAGIASGATALVRIDGGAYALGVLIGVAIAAAFAGPKARTGFIAFTVAQGAMVGAGYLSLARWSAAYLERLGDEARLLGAVYAVFAALLIIWAATWSSRAAAYLRDAINARRHGLASASATLVVGASLVLASRPLWMTVHRGTTSETDEFTNKVVAAFQQDEGYVIEPTRTYAEHTVTWLSYYLTWPVLALAAIGLGVIVSRAIRARHEAWVLLGAVLVPSVLYLARPQIVPDQLWAIRRFEPATLPGLAIAAGVGAWWLARRLAERWPHVGQRIFATAAIVLVAAPVTTYVSIRLGDDYPVTIATYAYLREQHGAREQIDALCRVADGRPIILEGTSSHYGSLRVICDVPVVLALEQPTPEMLRQASALWGESPVVLTRETGLFQGNPPEPVVTSTTAQGEYALQHMPRIVSTRDYSWFAAVVNPDGTLTALAPDGSPAP, encoded by the coding sequence GTGAACACTCGGCTCCGCACCGTGCCGCTGACGGCGAGGCGCCTCGTCGCACCTGTGACTCGCCTGGGCTGGAGTAGTGGTCCAGAGTTCGCGGTCGCCGCCCTGGTGGGGCTTGCGCTCGCCGCAGCGACGACGGCGTCTTTTGGCGTCCACCGCCCTTACACGACCCTGCCGTTGGCAGCCCTCGTCACGTGGGCGCTGTGGCGCGCGGTCGGACCGGGCAAGACTTCCCAGGAGCCCGACGCCAGCCGAGCAGGCAAGTGGGCCCTCATCGGCATCGGCGCCTGGATCGTTGTGGGCATCGCGCTGTCGGCCGAGTACGTCATCGTCAGCCGCGACCCGGGATTCCTGACGCTGTCGGGGCTATGGCTCGTTGACCATGCCTCGACGGACATCCCGACGCTCGGCGCCATTCCCGTGGCCGATCTCCAGGCAAACGTGCTTGCCGATGCCTGGCAAGCGTGGAATCTCGATGGCGACGTCGTGCAGCCTCAAGGCGCCAAGGCGCTGCCTGCGCTCATCTCTGTTGGCGGCTGGCTGGCAGGAGTGCCTGGCGTGCTCGCAGCCAACGTGGTGGTGGGGGGCGTCGGCGTGCTCGCGGTGTTCTCCATCGCCCGCCGCTTCCTGAGCCCCATGGCGGCGCTCGCGCCTGCGGCGACGCTGGCACTCAGCGTCGCGCACCTCGGGCTGTCGCGCTCCGCCTACTCGGAGCCGCTCACACTGCTGCTCCTCATGGCAGCGGTTCACTGGGCGTGGCGCGGCCTCGAGCACGGGCGCACCGGCGCGCTCGTTGCTGCGGGGATTGCCTCGGGCGCCACGGCGCTGGTGCGCATCGACGGCGGCGCGTACGCGCTCGGGGTGCTCATCGGCGTCGCGATCGCTGCGGCCTTCGCTGGGCCAAAGGCCCGCACAGGGTTTATCGCCTTCACCGTCGCTCAAGGAGCCATGGTGGGCGCCGGCTACCTGTCGTTGGCACGCTGGAGTGCCGCGTACCTTGAGCGCCTCGGAGACGAGGCTCGTCTTTTGGGAGCCGTCTACGCCGTGTTCGCGGCGCTCCTGATCATCTGGGCGGCCACGTGGTCTAGCCGAGCGGCCGCATACCTGCGTGACGCGATCAATGCCCGACGTCACGGGCTGGCATCCGCCTCCGCCACCCTCGTCGTCGGCGCGAGCCTCGTTCTCGCCTCAAGGCCGTTGTGGATGACCGTTCATCGTGGCACCACGTCCGAGACCGACGAGTTCACCAACAAGGTGGTCGCCGCGTTCCAGCAAGACGAGGGTTACGTGATCGAGCCGACGCGCACCTACGCCGAGCACACGGTGACGTGGCTGAGCTACTACCTGACATGGCCGGTGCTCGCGCTGGCGGCCATCGGCCTGGGCGTCATCGTGTCCAGGGCGATCCGCGCCCGCCACGAGGCGTGGGTGCTCCTCGGCGCGGTGCTCGTCCCGAGCGTCTTGTATCTCGCGCGACCGCAAATCGTCCCCGATCAGTTGTGGGCGATTCGCCGGTTCGAGCCCGCGACCTTGCCTGGCCTTGCGATCGCTGCTGGCGTGGGCGCGTGGTGGCTCGCCCGTCGCCTCGCCGAGCGGTGGCCACACGTGGGCCAGCGCATCTTCGCCACAGCGGCGATCGTCTTGGTGGCGGCTCCCGTCACCACCTACGTCAGCATCCGCCTTGGCGACGACTATCCCGTCACCATCGCCACGTACGCCTACTTGCGAGAGCAACACGGGGCACGGGAACAGATCGACGCGCTGTGCAGGGTCGCCGACGGGCGACCCATCATTCTGGAGGGTACGTCGTCTCACTACGGCTCCTTGCGGGTGATATGTGACGTGCCCGTGGTGCTCGCTCTCGAGCAGCCGACGCCGGAGATGCTGCGGCAAGCGAGCGCATTGTGGGGCGAGTCCCCCGTCGTACTCACGCGGGAGACGGGCCTGTTCCAGGGAAACCCTCCCGAGCCTGTGGTCACCTCGACCACAGCGCAAGGCGAGTACGCCCTGCAGCACATGCCGCGCATCGTGTCGACTCGGGACTACTCGTGGTTCGCGGCGGTCGTGAACCCAGACGGCACGCTCACCGCGCTTGCGCCTGACGGTTCGCCAGCGCCGTAG
- a CDS encoding response regulator transcription factor yields the protein MARIVLVEDDPTISEPLTRALGREGYDVEWHGTGQGGVGAAHNADLVILDLGLPDIDGVDVARRVRDQGLTVPILMLTARADEVDLVVGLDAGADDYVTKPFRLAELLARVRALLRRGADAEFAGELAAGGVRVDVAGHRAYLDDKELQLSGKEFDLLQVLVAHAGSVVSRDQLMREVWDADPHAPSKTLDMHVSWLRRKLGDDAAKPRFITTVRGMGFRFEND from the coding sequence ATGGCGAGAATTGTCTTGGTCGAAGATGACCCGACCATTTCAGAACCCTTGACCCGGGCTTTGGGACGCGAGGGCTATGACGTGGAGTGGCACGGCACCGGTCAGGGGGGCGTGGGGGCGGCCCATAACGCGGATCTGGTGATTCTCGACCTCGGCCTTCCTGACATCGACGGCGTGGACGTCGCGCGCCGCGTACGGGATCAAGGGCTCACCGTGCCCATCCTCATGCTGACGGCTCGCGCCGACGAGGTCGACCTGGTGGTGGGCCTCGACGCGGGCGCCGACGACTACGTCACCAAGCCGTTCAGGCTCGCGGAACTTCTTGCCCGCGTGCGCGCGCTCTTGCGCCGCGGAGCCGACGCCGAGTTCGCTGGCGAGCTCGCTGCTGGCGGCGTGCGGGTCGACGTGGCCGGCCACCGCGCGTACTTGGATGACAAAGAACTGCAGTTGAGCGGTAAAGAGTTCGACTTGCTCCAGGTGCTCGTCGCGCACGCAGGCTCCGTCGTCTCGCGCGATCAACTCATGAGGGAAGTGTGGGACGCCGATCCCCACGCGCCGTCGAAGACGCTCGACATGCATGTGTCGTGGTTGCGCCGCAAGCTTGGCGACGACGCGGCCAAGCCACGCTTCATCACCACGGTGCGGGGTATGGGTTTCCGTTTCGAGAACGACTGA
- a CDS encoding 5-(carboxyamino)imidazole ribonucleotide synthase, with amino-acid sequence MTRVAVVGGGQLARMMAPAATAMGVTLRVLVESPEASAALAAHETVVGLPGDADAVRRLLADPAPDVVTWEHEHIPDEVFALAVERGVPTRPGREALLFARDKIEMRKRLGALGLPMPAWREVETEADVEDFLAVHGGIGVLKTARGGYDGKGVRIVRRPADADEWLTAAADGGPPLLIEEKVPYARELAIQVARRPSGEVRSWPLVESIQRDGVCSEVIAPAPGLTATEQAEAESIARTIAEALDVTGMLAVELFEVGGRLLINELAMRPHNSGHWSIEGSVTSQFEQHLRAVLDWPLGETAALAPVTVMANVLGGSRVVLETAWPHVADAGAKVHLYGKGVRPGRKVGHVTVMGATADDVRRRAAQVAAVVRDGEQS; translated from the coding sequence ATGACGCGCGTGGCAGTAGTGGGAGGCGGCCAACTGGCCAGGATGATGGCTCCGGCCGCAACGGCGATGGGCGTGACGCTCAGGGTGCTCGTCGAATCGCCGGAGGCATCGGCGGCCCTCGCCGCACACGAGACCGTCGTGGGCCTTCCCGGCGACGCCGACGCCGTGCGCAGGCTACTCGCCGACCCGGCCCCTGACGTGGTGACGTGGGAACACGAGCACATCCCTGATGAGGTGTTCGCGCTCGCCGTCGAACGCGGTGTCCCCACGCGGCCAGGCCGCGAAGCGCTGCTCTTCGCCCGCGACAAGATCGAGATGCGCAAGCGCCTGGGAGCGCTCGGCTTGCCGATGCCGGCATGGCGGGAAGTCGAGACCGAGGCTGACGTCGAGGACTTCCTCGCGGTGCACGGTGGGATCGGCGTCCTGAAGACGGCACGCGGAGGTTACGACGGGAAGGGCGTGCGTATCGTTCGCAGGCCCGCAGACGCCGACGAGTGGCTCACCGCTGCCGCAGACGGCGGGCCGCCACTACTGATTGAGGAAAAGGTGCCGTACGCGCGCGAGCTCGCCATTCAGGTGGCGCGCAGGCCCTCTGGCGAGGTGAGGTCCTGGCCGCTCGTGGAGTCGATTCAGCGCGACGGAGTGTGCTCCGAGGTCATCGCTCCCGCACCTGGCTTGACGGCCACGGAGCAGGCAGAGGCCGAAAGCATCGCGCGCACGATCGCCGAGGCACTCGACGTCACAGGCATGCTCGCGGTCGAGTTGTTCGAGGTGGGAGGCAGGTTGCTGATCAACGAACTCGCGATGCGCCCCCACAACTCCGGCCATTGGAGCATCGAGGGTTCCGTCACGAGTCAGTTCGAACAGCACCTTCGCGCCGTGTTGGACTGGCCGTTGGGCGAGACGGCTGCGCTTGCGCCTGTCACCGTGATGGCCAACGTGCTCGGTGGTTCGAGAGTGGTCTTGGAGACCGCGTGGCCGCACGTGGCCGATGCTGGGGCCAAGGTGCACCTGTACGGCAAGGGAGTGCGTCCCGGCCGCAAGGTGGGTCACGTGACCGTGATGGGCGCGACGGCGGACGATGTCAGGAGGCGCGCCGCTCAGGTCGCCGCCGTGGTGAGGGATGGAGAGCAATCGTGA
- the purE gene encoding 5-(carboxyamino)imidazole ribonucleotide mutase — MGSDSDWPVMGEAAAALEEFGIQYEKDVVSAHRMPEQMIEYGRTAEERGLRVIIAGAGGAAHLPGMLAAVTSLPVIGVPVPLKYLDGMDSLLSIVQMPAGVPVATVSIGGARNAGLLAARILGAGEGPEAAALRERMRAFQEDLRAVAEAKGARLREA; from the coding sequence ATGGGTTCGGACTCCGACTGGCCTGTGATGGGCGAGGCGGCTGCGGCGCTCGAGGAGTTCGGCATCCAGTACGAGAAGGACGTGGTCTCCGCGCATCGCATGCCGGAGCAGATGATCGAGTATGGCCGCACGGCAGAGGAGCGAGGACTCCGCGTCATTATTGCCGGGGCAGGCGGCGCCGCTCACTTGCCGGGCATGCTGGCCGCCGTCACGTCCCTGCCGGTGATCGGCGTGCCCGTGCCTTTGAAGTACCTGGACGGCATGGACTCCCTGCTCAGCATCGTCCAGATGCCAGCGGGTGTGCCCGTGGCCACCGTCTCGATCGGCGGTGCGCGGAACGCCGGGCTTCTCGCCGCGCGCATCTTGGGGGCTGGTGAGGGACCGGAAGCAGCCGCGCTGCGTGAGCGGATGAGGGCGTTCCAGGAGGACTTGCGGGCCGTTGCCGAGGCGAAAGGTGCGCGACTGCGCGAAGCGTAG
- a CDS encoding FtsK/SpoIIIE domain-containing protein, with product MRFTIDRSLTDTKDVELEVIAGATLAQVLDGVTRKRAWCGATLLDPSHPAGLRPLLQGARLRDGPGAPTSPLEGLHLAAIAGPDAGAVIEVDGQVTIGSAPGRHRLDDDAVDACHVMVERGARGSLLCLDQSSTNGTGWWRWDGQGWSWRGHRRRITAREGDVLTVGCTALQVRSGSSSPAPDSLWAPSRRLTRWLSRLPWVPTPAWDGLPDPTTVGDWSGPAILSGPRAQAAARALVLARGRRPPAPMPLDEQWLSWLPEALPGDGPITCEPDGPPRPETTFEAHATMSTLADATTRQARLPLGVSAVRADALARAVASTAPAPWPTSVRWADLAHRDAPRAIDGALTATLGVVCDETLEPWRIRFDDDAPHLLVAGAHGSGTSTLLATLVAGLCAHHHPSQLSVVLIGAGTGSPLSACARLPHVKRIVADVGGAEAAAALEAVAASALRRRDTRGTAGDAGDAGDASWTDTTSLDTVPTKLLVVVDDFDEITGRSRSAALALDRLAGLAPSVGVHLAMATHRPAGAITPTLRAACAHAVALRTTTASDSMGLVGVPDAASPGQPAGRGIARSAGKRAVVQVALPAADPSPLVRRLDRADAVPRHLAEVLIADARQETWAASDAP from the coding sequence GTGCGTTTCACGATCGATCGCTCCCTCACCGACACGAAGGATGTCGAGCTTGAGGTGATTGCCGGTGCGACCCTGGCGCAGGTTCTCGATGGCGTGACGCGCAAGCGGGCGTGGTGCGGGGCGACCCTCCTCGACCCTTCTCATCCGGCCGGGTTGCGGCCCTTGCTCCAAGGTGCGCGCCTTCGCGATGGACCGGGCGCACCCACCTCGCCTCTTGAGGGTCTCCACCTCGCGGCGATTGCGGGGCCAGACGCCGGCGCAGTGATCGAGGTGGACGGTCAGGTGACCATCGGTTCGGCGCCGGGGCGCCATCGGCTGGACGACGACGCAGTGGACGCTTGCCATGTGATGGTCGAGCGTGGCGCGCGAGGCTCGTTGCTGTGCCTCGACCAGTCGTCCACGAACGGCACCGGTTGGTGGCGTTGGGACGGGCAAGGGTGGTCGTGGCGAGGGCACCGGCGGCGCATCACCGCGCGCGAGGGCGACGTGCTGACCGTGGGGTGTACCGCGCTGCAGGTGAGGAGCGGCAGTTCTTCGCCGGCGCCCGACAGTCTCTGGGCACCCTCTCGGCGTCTGACGAGATGGCTCTCGCGCCTGCCGTGGGTGCCCACGCCCGCCTGGGACGGGCTCCCCGATCCGACCACCGTCGGCGATTGGAGCGGGCCAGCTATCCTTTCCGGTCCCCGCGCACAGGCCGCTGCTCGCGCGCTGGTTCTCGCGCGCGGCAGGCGTCCACCTGCCCCGATGCCCCTTGACGAGCAGTGGCTCTCATGGCTCCCGGAAGCGCTGCCAGGAGACGGGCCCATCACGTGTGAGCCGGATGGGCCGCCGCGACCCGAGACAACCTTCGAGGCGCACGCCACCATGTCGACGCTCGCGGACGCAACGACTCGCCAGGCACGGCTGCCGCTCGGTGTCTCGGCTGTCAGGGCCGATGCGCTCGCCAGGGCCGTCGCGAGCACCGCGCCAGCGCCGTGGCCCACGAGTGTGCGATGGGCTGACCTTGCACATCGGGACGCACCTCGCGCGATCGATGGGGCGCTCACCGCGACGCTCGGAGTCGTGTGCGACGAGACGCTCGAGCCGTGGAGGATCAGGTTCGACGACGACGCTCCTCACCTGCTTGTGGCCGGTGCGCATGGGAGCGGCACCTCGACGTTGCTCGCAACCTTGGTCGCGGGGCTATGCGCCCACCACCACCCGTCGCAGCTTTCCGTAGTGCTCATCGGCGCTGGCACCGGGAGCCCGCTTTCCGCTTGCGCGCGGCTCCCACACGTGAAGCGAATCGTTGCCGACGTGGGCGGAGCCGAGGCCGCGGCCGCGCTGGAAGCCGTCGCCGCCTCCGCCCTCCGCCGACGCGATACCCGGGGTACCGCAGGCGACGCGGGCGACGCGGGCGACGCATCGTGGACCGATACGACGTCGCTCGACACTGTGCCCACGAAACTCCTGGTCGTCGTCGACGACTTTGACGAGATCACGGGCCGCTCCCGCTCAGCGGCTCTCGCCCTCGATCGGCTAGCCGGCCTCGCGCCGTCAGTCGGCGTCCATCTTGCGATGGCGACCCACCGCCCAGCTGGCGCCATCACGCCCACGCTGAGGGCCGCTTGCGCCCACGCGGTCGCACTGCGCACCACGACCGCATCGGACTCGATGGGGCTCGTCGGCGTTCCTGACGCGGCCTCGCCGGGACAGCCCGCTGGTCGTGGGATTGCCCGGTCGGCCGGGAAGCGGGCAGTCGTTCAGGTCGCCCTACCAGCCGCCGACCCTTCTCCGCTCGTGCGGCGCCTTGACCGTGCGGACGCCGTGCCCCGCCACCTGGCCGAGGTGCTCATAGCGGATGCTCGTCAGGAGACCTGGGCGGCTTCCGACGCGCCGTAG
- a CDS encoding GtrA family protein translates to MSVSTGSIVAWLRQRSGVLARFGVVGVAGIAVNLGVFNALRLGPLGPDVTVAGNEDRVVTAKVIATVVSILFAWIAHRGWTFKGQRHHAALKEFLLFGSVNAVAIVAEAGLVALTHHGFGWTSLLADNLASLIGIGIGTVIRYIGFTVVVFPASSPAAPRPPTTTDDAGA, encoded by the coding sequence ATGAGCGTCAGCACAGGATCAATCGTGGCGTGGTTGCGCCAACGCTCGGGAGTGCTCGCTCGCTTCGGTGTGGTGGGTGTGGCAGGCATCGCCGTGAACCTCGGCGTCTTCAACGCGCTACGCCTCGGACCACTCGGTCCCGACGTGACAGTGGCAGGCAACGAGGACCGCGTTGTCACCGCCAAAGTCATCGCCACCGTCGTGTCCATCCTCTTTGCGTGGATCGCCCACCGCGGGTGGACCTTCAAGGGTCAGCGGCACCACGCGGCGCTCAAGGAGTTCTTGCTCTTTGGGAGCGTCAACGCCGTGGCGATCGTCGCGGAGGCAGGCCTCGTGGCGCTCACGCACCACGGCTTCGGCTGGACCTCCTTGCTCGCCGACAACCTCGCATCGCTCATCGGAATCGGGATCGGCACGGTCATTCGATACATCGGCTTCACCGTGGTGGTCTTCCCCGCCAGCAGTCCCGCCGCTCCACGCCCTCCGACAACAACGGACGACGCTGGGGCCTAG
- a CDS encoding DUF2505 domain-containing protein — translation MDITHEHHFTASIEDVVAMFSNEDFAAQRARASGAAGSDVLVDVEEDGSFTVVIRRTLPANTIPAEFRAFVGSEIHVRYTEAWEAPDAREDGVREGTFAMEIPGTPGHARGSVVLTPRGEGTDFEVNGEVQASVPLVGPMVERAIASAIDQALPQELAAADVWLASA, via the coding sequence ATGGACATCACGCACGAACATCACTTCACTGCGTCGATCGAGGACGTGGTCGCCATGTTCAGCAACGAAGACTTCGCTGCTCAGCGGGCACGCGCCAGTGGTGCGGCGGGTAGCGACGTCTTGGTGGACGTCGAGGAAGACGGATCGTTCACCGTCGTCATCCGTCGAACCTTGCCGGCCAACACCATTCCCGCCGAGTTCAGGGCCTTTGTCGGTTCAGAGATTCACGTCCGCTACACCGAAGCGTGGGAGGCGCCCGACGCTCGCGAAGACGGCGTACGCGAGGGCACCTTCGCGATGGAGATTCCTGGCACTCCCGGTCACGCACGCGGAAGCGTCGTCTTGACTCCACGGGGTGAGGGCACCGACTTCGAAGTGAACGGCGAGGTGCAGGCTTCCGTGCCGCTCGTTGGCCCCATGGTGGAACGCGCCATCGCTTCCGCGATCGACCAGGCACTACCGCAGGAGTTGGCAGCGGCCGACGTGTGGCTCGCCTCCGCGTGA
- a CDS encoding sensor histidine kinase, protein MATLSEIAQQYGPMPQDESDWLSEVVADWQIIADLSFADLVLWRKVDEGFVAIGHCRPSTGPTVHQEEVVGMRAAAGRIGHLETAFEERQIVVSREPRWDETYAVREEALPVVMRGRVIAVLTREASMAALRSSSRLEINYKGAADDLLRMITRGEFPMRTSVTGPKRGAPRVGDGVMRLDAQGIVTYASPNALSCFHRLGVTGSLMHRALPRVVTAMVSDRGQVDETLAMVTAGRAAWRTDVEANGAALSLRAIPVTDNGNRIGAVLLCRDVSDLRRRERELITKDATIREIHHRVKNNLQTVAALLRLQSRRVEAPEAKEALSEAMRRVATIAMVHETLSGTLDELVHFDDLVARASRMAVDVASPGVQVKIVREGDFGMIPAQYASSLALILTELVTNAVEHGFEGREHGSITIYAEREGPLLHARIADDGKGIAADPSGLGSQIVRTLVTNELHGEIAWHSMPGGSSVDLTVTVDGD, encoded by the coding sequence GTGGCTACCTTGTCGGAGATCGCTCAGCAATACGGACCCATGCCCCAAGACGAGTCCGACTGGCTGTCAGAGGTGGTGGCCGATTGGCAGATCATCGCCGACCTCTCGTTCGCCGACCTCGTGTTGTGGCGCAAGGTGGACGAGGGCTTTGTCGCGATCGGTCACTGCAGGCCCTCGACGGGCCCGACCGTTCACCAAGAAGAGGTCGTGGGTATGAGAGCCGCGGCGGGCCGCATCGGCCACCTCGAGACAGCCTTCGAGGAGCGCCAGATCGTTGTGTCGCGAGAACCGCGCTGGGACGAAACATACGCAGTGCGAGAAGAGGCGCTGCCGGTGGTCATGCGGGGCCGCGTGATTGCGGTCCTCACGCGCGAGGCGTCGATGGCGGCACTCAGGTCCTCCAGCCGCCTCGAGATCAACTACAAGGGCGCAGCGGATGACCTTTTGCGCATGATCACCAGGGGTGAGTTCCCCATGCGCACCTCGGTGACCGGCCCCAAGCGGGGAGCGCCGCGTGTGGGAGACGGTGTCATGAGGCTCGACGCCCAGGGGATCGTCACGTACGCCAGTCCAAACGCCCTATCGTGCTTCCACCGCTTGGGAGTGACGGGCTCACTCATGCACAGGGCTCTTCCGCGCGTGGTGACGGCGATGGTCTCCGACAGGGGCCAGGTCGATGAGACTCTCGCCATGGTGACGGCTGGCCGTGCCGCGTGGCGCACCGATGTCGAGGCGAATGGAGCCGCGCTCTCGCTACGGGCTATTCCCGTGACGGACAATGGCAACCGCATCGGCGCCGTCCTGTTGTGCCGAGACGTCAGCGATTTGCGTCGCCGTGAGCGCGAGCTCATCACCAAGGATGCGACGATCAGAGAGATCCATCACCGGGTCAAGAACAACCTTCAGACTGTGGCGGCTTTGCTGAGGCTGCAGTCCCGCAGGGTCGAGGCGCCGGAGGCGAAGGAGGCGCTATCTGAGGCCATGCGGCGCGTCGCCACGATTGCGATGGTGCACGAGACGCTGTCAGGCACGCTCGACGAGCTCGTTCACTTTGACGACCTCGTGGCGCGTGCGTCGCGGATGGCCGTCGACGTCGCCTCGCCCGGCGTTCAGGTCAAGATCGTGCGCGAGGGCGACTTTGGGATGATCCCCGCACAGTATGCGTCGTCGCTCGCTCTCATCCTGACCGAATTGGTGACGAACGCCGTCGAGCACGGTTTCGAAGGGCGCGAGCACGGCTCCATCACGATCTATGCGGAGAGGGAGGGGCCCCTCCTTCACGCAAGGATCGCCGACGACGGCAAGGGTATCGCCGCCGATCCCTCCGGTTTGGGATCACAAATCGTCAGGACGCTCGTCACGAATGAACTTCACGGCGAGATTGCCTGGCATTCCATGCCGGGGGGATCCAGCGTCGACCTGACGGTCACCGTTGACGGTGACTAA